AAAGAGCAATCCTATTCTTCACCAACATATGGTTATTGTGCTTCACAGAAATTATATTTCTATGGCTATAAACTACACGCAGTATGTTCTTTAAATGGTGTGATTAAGAATTTTGATATAAGCCCTGCATCCGTTCACGACATCCACTATTTAAAAGATAGTGGTGAGCAAATGCGAAACTGTACTTTAATTGGAGATAGAGGCTATTTATCAGCAAAAGTTCAAATAGATTTATTTAACTATGCTAATATTAAATTAGATACACCAATGAGAAGTAATCAGAAAGATTATATTCCTCAATTTTCATTGTACAAGAAAAAGCGAAAACGAATTGAGACATTTTTCTCTCAACTTTGCGACCAATTTATGATTAAAAGAAACTATGCTAAAACTTTTGAAGGCTTTAAAACAAGGATAATCAGTAAAATAACCGCCGCAACGGTTATTCAATATATCAATAAATTTATCTTCCAAAGAAAATTAAATCATCTAAAAATCAGTATTATTTAAAATGCACAACGAGTATAGCTATGTCAAATTGTTTTAATGACACACCTCACGAGAATATCGAAAATTGCCCAAACGAAGATATATTCGCAGGTCTTACTACTAGGTTATATTATGTACCAACCGCTTTTGTGAAATCATTTGCAAAGCCTGTTCCTGGTGCTGACTATGCCAGCCGTATCAAAATTGGCACAGGAGGCATAGTGCTTAATACTGGTAAAGCATGGAAGTTCATCGATATTCAAATCGATGAAAACGAACTGAAAATGAATCTTACAGGGAATGTTGGTAACAAAAAAACCAAAACGGAAATAGATTTCTTAATTCCTGGATTCAAAACGAAAACTTTGGGATTCATAGACACCTATAAAAACACACCGTGCATCTTCGCCATTAAAGATGCAGAAGGTAAATTGTTTGTTGTCGGCTCTAAAGATTTAGGAGCTTACATTGAAAGTGCTGATGCTACTTCTGGTAAGAAGATAGATGATAATAGTGGCGTGACAGCCAAAGTTGTGGCTAACTCGAAGCTCTACTATTACGAAGGTGAAATTAGTTTAGAAGCTGCTGCGTAATGAACAAGAAGTGTTTTAAACTAACCAAGCCTATAGGCACTTTAATCATTTCTTCGCTAGGTGACTATACTATTGAAGGTATACCATCTAATGCTTTAGAGCTTATAGAAAAAGGGTGTCTATGGCTAGAGTTTACTTCAGAAGCTGTAGAACCTCTGAGTAAACTCTCCAACGAGAGGCTTGATAATCTTAAAAAACTAAGAGAAAGTCAGCTGATTGATGATGCAGAGATTATCAATCAAGCCATACAGCTAAAAGCTAGTGAGAAGAAAAGCAGCAAGTCGTAAGTTTTAATCCATATCTAAAAAAAGCAGTAAGCCTTGCCTTGCTGCTTTTTTATATTCAACATGAATGCACAACAACATCAAGAACTTTTAAAGGAATTTTCGTCCAAAGGAGGCTCTCAAAAATTGGTAAAAAGTTTAGAGAAATTCTCTTTGCAGAATTACGCCAAGCTGAAGTATGAGTATGGCAAACTATCCCCAAAAAGTACCAATGATAAAGCTAAAACTCAAGATACAGACCAAGTAGAGGCTAAAGAACCTGCTAAAAAGTATACTCCTGGTAAAAATCCTAGAGTGTTTCATGATTTAATTGCAGATTATCCTGTACAGCTACACGCTACCTTTAGGAAACGCTGGCAGGTATGGATGGAAGCCTGTTCATGGAAAATGCAACTTAACGAAGTGCCAGACCAAGATGCTGAAACGGCTTTTGATATTCAACTGAAAATCTACAAGTGTTTTAAAATATTTGACGAGTGCCAAAAGATACTGAAGCATTACCAAGAACACAAAAGAATAATGCCTACTGAAGTATCGGTTGATTTCTCAAAAATGTCCGAGCTGGAGATTTTTAAATACCAAAATAAACTCCGTGCCTCTATTACACGAAGAAGGCAAACAATTGAATCTCTTGAAAAGAATTTACCAAACAAAGAGAATAACAACTATGCAATTAGACTGCACAGCCTAAACCGAAAAAAAGAACAACTCCAAGAGAAAATAAATGAACTTTTAGAATGTGAAAAAATATTAAAAAATGAGTGAAATTTTAGCACCACTTGAGTGGTACACTGTAAAAAGAAAAGTCAGTGATCTTATTCCTTGTGATTTCAATCCTAGAAGCATTACTGATGAAGAAATGCTCAAGCTCCAAGAAAGTATAAATAGGTTTAACCTAGTAGAGATACCTGCTATTGATTATGATAATGTACTTTTAGCAGGGCACCAGCGTATAGCAGCCCTTTTTATACTTGGGCGTGGTGAAGAGCTTATTGATGTTAGGATTCCAAACCGAAAGCTGACAGAAGAGGAATTCAAAGAATATATGCTCCGTTCCAATATCCATAACGGAAAGTTTGATTGGAACAAAATAGAAGATTTTTTCCAAGAAATTGACTTAGAGGGCATAGGTATGGATATGGGCAGTTATGATGAATTTTTAAAGCAAAACGCCTATCTTCCTCCTGAAGCTGAAGGAAATTTTGATGCTACCATTCACGAGAACTACGAAAGTTGCGAAGGTGATATTTTTGAGTTGGTATCTGTAGATAAAGGAATTAAACACCGTTTCATGTGTGGTTCTTCTACCGAATCCGAAAATTGGGCAAAAATATTGGGTGATGAAAAAATAAATCTTCTCGTTACAGATCCACCTTATAATGTAGATTACCAAGGTGGTACAAAGGATAAGTTGAAAATTAAAAATGATAAAATGTCTAACGATAATTTTTACCGTTTTTTATACGACTTCTTTGTGAACACTTATGTGTTTTCAGATCCTGGAGCTCCAGCTTATGTATTTTATTCAGATTCAGAAGCTATCAATTTCAGAAAATCAATGTTAGATGCAGGATATAAAATATCCTCTACTTTAGTTTGGGTTAAAAATTCCTTTGTTTTGGGGCGTTTGGATTATCATATGCAGCACGAGCCTATTATTTTTTGTGAAGAAACCCAATCTGAAGAAATAGAAACCCACCGCTCTCTGGTATATGGTTGGAATGCCGAAGCTGCTCATCCATGGTATTCCGATAGGAAACAAAGTTCTGTTCTAAGGTTTGATAAACCTTTACGAAATGCGGACCACCCAACCATGAAGCCTTTGGACTTAATTGGTTACCTTATTAAGAATTCAAGCAAACAAAAAGACATTGTTGCAGATGGATTCCTTGGTTCTGGTTCTACTTTAATCGCTGCAGAACAAAACTGGAGAAGTTGTCGTGGTTTTGAGTTAGATCCAAGATTTTCTGATGTCATCGTAAGGCGTTGGGTAGCTTATATGCGTGAGAATAATTTGGCATTTGAAGTGTATTTGAATGGAAATCTATTAACCGAGAATGACTTAGAAAGGTGGAACAAAAAATAAATATTTTAGACTTATAAAGGAAATAATTTACTGGAGAAAGCCATCTTTTATAGATGGCTTTTTTTTGTCCTTTGACTACTCTAATTCATACCGCAAATTTGCCGTATGGAATTGGTGAAGTTAAAAAAAAATAGCTCTTTTCTTAGAATAAAAGCCTCCTACCTGGATGAGGATTCCGTAGAACTAACGGAAAGCGAAAAGAACAAAAAAAAACGCTTAACTCATGCATGGGCTTTGTGTTTAAATAACAAATATTCAGCTCATCAAACCGTACATATTTTAATGCGAGATCACGGTGTTTCTAGAGCAACCGCTTACCGTGATTACAACTGGTCTATGCAAATATTCGGAGACCTAGACGCAACCCATTTAGCCGCAGAACGGCAGGTGCTAAAAGAAGCCTTTTGGAACGAATACCAACTCGCTAGAAAAGAAGGTAACGGAGAACTAGCGGTGAAGGCGTTAAAAGAATACAGAGCATTATTCAACTTTGATGCTGAAGAAAACCAAATAGATCCTAATAAAATACAAGCTCACGAGTACCATCTATCTATGCCTCGTTGGGTGTATAAAAAAATGGATGCGATGTTTTCTGGCGGTGTTGTTGATTTTAACAATCTTGAGGTTGAAGATGTTGAGTATAGAGAAGACACCAAATCAGAAGATGAAGATTATGAAGATGACCAAGGAGATTTCTAATATACTTAAACCTAGAAAAAAGCTAGAACTCAACCTCATGCAAATGACGGCTATTCTAGCCAATCAACGCTACGGTATTAAAAATGTAAACATTGAAGCTGGGCGTGGTTCTGGTAAATCTACTGTTATTGGGTGGTTTATCAAAGAAGCGGTAAGGCAAATGCCTCGCTCCACAGGTGTTGTTGTTGGAGAAACTTTTGTTCAAATAAAAACTAGAACCCTCCCATCTACTAAGGAAGGGTTAGAGATGTTTGGTCTTTTTGAGGGAATTGACTATATCGTTGGGAAGTGTGGTCAAAATTTAGGTTTTGAAATGCCTTTCCAACCTCCAGACTCCTGGACTAATGTTATTCATTTTCGTAATGGTAGTATTATCGTAATGGTATCACTAGATAACCCTAACTCTGGGCGTGGTTTGAACTCCTATTATGTTATTGGTGATGAAGCGGCTCTACTTACTTATGATCGTTTATTTAATAATGTTCTGACTACCAACCGAAGCATTAAGCCGCAATTTAAAAATAAAACAATGCTTAATGCTACGGTCTTTGTGTCATCTGTAGCAATGACGAAAAAAGGAGAATGGTTTACTGAGAGGGAAAATAAAGCTAAGAAAAAACCAAAAGAATATGCTTTCTTAAAGTTTAATTCTCTTGTAAATAAACATAACCTCACTCCTGGTTGGATAGAGCAAATGAGGGAAGAGGCTTTATCTGAGCTGCTATTTAATGCAGAAATTATGAACATACGACCAAGAGGTATTACTGACGGCTTCTACGCTCAGCTGAATAGTGGTATGCACTATTATTCTTATAAGTATGATATTGATGCTCTAGGTGGTGTGACTGAAGACTACAAGCCCAGCTGTAAGTATGATACTGATTTAGTAAGAGGTGTACCGCTTCAGTTTAATTTGGACTTTGGTGGTCGTATCAATTGTGGTACAGTATCACAATACCTTAGTTCAATAAATGAAATTAGATTTATTAAGGAGTTCTTTGTAAAGAATCCTAAGAAGCTATCTGATTTGGTTAAGGAATTTATTGATTATTACGAATCTCACAAGTCAAGCTGCAATGTAGTTCATCTATACCATGACCGTTCTGGCTATAAGCAGGAAGCTAACTCCAAGACTACTTTAGCCGAAGATGTGGAGAATCTGCTCCGTGCAGCAGGATGGAAGGTGATAAATAAAACGCCAAATACTAATAACCCTCCACACATTGAGAAGTTTAGACTAATCAATGAAATACTCTGCGAACAAGAACATAAGTTACCAAGAGTAAGAATAAATGAAAACCAATGTCCTAACCTTATCATCTCTATGGAGAATGCTCCGCTTACTTCAGATGATGCGTTTAAGAAGGATAAGTCTTCAGAACGAAGTACAACTATTCCCCAGGAGCACGCCACACACTTCTCGGACACTTTTGACTATTGTTTGTTCTGGCAGTTTGCTCACATTATAGATTATCAATATACAAACTCATTTATAATTACAAATCTTCCATAATTTTTTTATTGTCTTTTTTAACGGCTCTGCGATAGCAGAGCTTTTCTGTTTTTGGTCCATTCATATTTCGCAAAATTTTTAAAAGTGTAATTGTAGAATGGTATAAGGCGCGCGTGTCCCTATCCAGTAAACATTTTGAGAAAAAACGCTGCATTTGAAATTTTTAAAAATTGATTTACAGTTATTTAATAAAAAAAATATGAGAATAACATTGGTTTTTGCTAGTTTTTTTTGGTGTCCTTTCCATTTTATGGGTGTATTTCAACCTTTGCACTATGGAAAATACAATATTTCTCACAGATGTTCTTTCAGATATGAAACGGCTGGATAGCTTAAAAAATCCAATCCCTTTTTCTATTAAAATACGAACATTCAACTTGCAAAATAAGACAGGTGGAAATATTAAGTTTTATCCATCGGCTGTATCGCTTAATCCTCCAAAGCAAAAAGGTGCAAAAAGATTGGCAATGAATATAGATTTTAAAAACCCCAATCATTTTGCCAATAGGACTAGAAATATAAAGCTCCCAGACGGTCAAATTAAAAAAATCAACATTCTATTCATACAGGAATACAACGGCAAAAAAGTGGTTTACTAATGCAAAAAATAAATAACGATATTTATGTAGTAGGTGGGGTTAATTTACCCTCTGCGGCGATAAAGTTTACAGGTAAAGATAAAAACACGCCTAAACACTCAAGTCCTAAGCATAAGCCTAGCAGTTCTGACTCGGAAGATTGGTGCAAATGGGGTGATAATAATGACTATCCCAGAGAGCTAATGCAAAAAGTGAGTAAAGTGGGAGCTGCTGTTGGTGGTTTAGAAGTGCTTACATCTGCTCACTATGGCATAGGTATTCGTATCTTTGAGCTGTTTGAAACGGACGGTGATGCTAATTTCAAAGAAAAAATCCCATCTTCCATTCCAGAAATATACGATTTTTTTGACCGTACTAATTTTGATTTAATGCTTTCTGATATCATCTATGATTATGAAGCATTGGGTATTGCTTTTCCAGAATTTCTTTTAAGCCCCAATGGCGAAGAGGTCATCTCTGTTATGAGGCATCAAGCCTCCTACTGCCGTTTTGAAAAACCTAAAAACGGTGCAATTCAAAATGTAATTATAAACACCTCTTGGGGGGAAACTGAATTTGATAGCCGAGATAACATTAAAGTTCCGTGCTTTTCACAAAATTTAAGCATAGAAGAAATAAAACAATATTGCAAAGAAAAAGGCATCCGAAAATTCATTGTCCCAATTATCAATAGTCTTATTATTGAAAAAGTCTACCCTAGTGTTGGTTGGCATTCTTCATTCAAGTCGGGTTGGATGGATGTGGTAATAGCTGTACCAGAGCTAAAAAAAATGATGTTTTTAAACCAATTTAATTTTAAATATATCATACATATAGCAGATGATTACTTTATACATAGGTATGGCTTAGATGAATGGACAAATTTTTCATCTGAAAGAAGGGAGCAACTAAGAATTGAACTTATAAATGCCATAGATGAAAATCTGAAAGGAAGCAAAGGTTCTGGTAAGTCCATAATATCGCCTTATTTTAGAGATAAAAATACAGGCGAACTTATCAAAGGGATACAAATTGACGAAATAAAGCAAACACAGGCTAATGGGGAATTTTTACCAGATGCTTCAGCAGGAAACTCTGAAATATTATTCTCTATGGGAGTAGATCCTGCATTATTGGGTGCAGGAGTACCAGGTGGAAAGAATTTGAGTGGTTCTGGGTCTGATAAACGAGAAGCCTGGACCATCTTATGTGCAAGACTACCAAGAAAGCACATCAGAACCTTATATATCTTCCGCCTCATTCAGAAGTGGAACGGTTGGAATCCAGACCTTGTAGCTAAATTACCGAACATCAACTTAACCACTCTAGACAAAAATCCTAGCGGACAAAAAAAAATCACAAATTAATTTCAAAAATTGCACCTAAAAATGGAGAAGATAATTCCAGATAATATCATTCACGAATTGGTATCCCCACCTAAAAATTTTGACTTGGATTTAATAGACCAATCGGCAGGCTTTGAGTCAAAAATATTTCCCTTTATTTCTGAAAAACAATTTAAAAAATTAGAGACAGAGCATTCAGCTATCTATAAAAAAATAGCTAAGGCAGGCATTCTGTTTTCGTTGGTTATGGATATTCCTCGGATAAAAGTCCATTTATCCAATTATGGCATCAATCAGTACAACGATGGTAAGTCTAGGCAAGCCCCTTGGTGGGATATTAGAGATCTAGGACTATCTTGGTTAAAAAAAGCCAATGATAACCTCTATTCAGCGATAATAGATATCAATGAAGATGATAATTTAAGAGCGGATAATTTATTTTTTAATAATTCTTTCAAGCTAATAAGCATTTTTGATTTTCAAAAATTCTACAGTCTAAATAATTCTTTAGAAGTATATCTGTGGCTTGTCGGTCTTATGAATGAAATATTAGATACTTTTTTAATGGAATTAGGGAGTTGCAGTCTATCAGATTTGACTACTGATGATTATTTTTTAAGTTTACTAAAAAAGTATATTCTTAACAAAACCATTCATGACTCTTTACCTGGAAATGGTGTGGTATTTCTCAGTACAGGTATGGCGATTCAATATGAAGAGTTACCCTGGCAAAAATCTATGTTTTTAGGAGAAGTAGTTATTGCTGCAATGTCTAAAAAATATTTAAGAAGCTCTAATATGTATTTAGATATGCTCACGAACTATCTATTGAGCAATAAGGAAAAGTTCCCTTGTTATCAACCCATAGAAAAAACATTTAGAACCAAAATAATAGCCAAAGATAGTGGTCTTTATCTATAATAATGTCCTTTAATACCCTCTATATCGAGGGTATTTTTGTGCTGTGAGTTTTGATTTTTTAATAGAAGATTTACCGTACTGCCCAACAGATAGAGCTGTGGGAGGTATAGCTACTAGGATTTGGTATGCTCCTGAATTTTTTTTCAATAAAATCCAGCTTCCTAACTCAAATACACCTCCTAATAAGGTAATAAAAACTAAAAATATCACACTAAACGAAGGGAAGCAGCTTGCGTTTATAGATGTTTTTCTTGAGCAAAATTCCCTAACCGAAAAACCTATCGGAGGGCTTAGAAAATGGAAGTCTGTATCTGAATTTTCAATATCTGTTTTGGAAATGAACGCTAGGAATTTAGGCTTTACTTCCAAAGTGAAGAATATCCCTTTAGTGTTTTTTATTCCAGATGCTAATGGGAGATTATGGGTAATGGGCAATAAACAGAATGCAGCTTATATGTCTTCTTATGAAGGTACAACAGGAAAGAAGTATGAGGATGATAGTTTAATTACTATGAGTTTTACTGCAAATGCACCTCTTTACCTCTATGAGGGTAGTATTTCAAGTATAGTAAAGGTAGGTGGTTTTACTCAAGGATTTTCCAAAGGATTTAGAATATAATATTATGAGCAAATTAGACGAAATACATGGGCTATTGCCTGATAATGATAACGCAGAAATTTCAGAAAAAGACTTAAGGGATTCTTTCTCAAAAACATTTGAAGAAATTGCTGCTAAAGTTAGTAAGCCTGAAAAAGATGGTATTTGGGTACTAAAAAAGCAATCTGATGTTATAGAGTGGGTAAACGCTAATGAATATACAAAAAATATCGCCAATTCCACTTTAGATACCACAGAGAAAGGTGGTGTTAATCAGATGTATGATTACAGATGGAATGTATCGCAGGATGTTGGTTTCTCAATGTATACAGGTGAGGGTTTAGGATTAGGTGTAAAAGATACCTCATTCAGATTAAGTAGCGGATATTTCAATGTTACCCAAGGGACAGGAAATGGAAGGACTGAATTAACAGTACAAAAAAAAGGTATAGAATTATCTTATAGTGCTAATCACGATAGTGATGATGATATATACGCTTCAATAGGTATAGAAAATGGTAAAATACATTTGATTGGTGTAACTGATTTAGTTCCAGAGAATATTTCTGATGTTAAACAATTAGTTGTGAATAGTAGAGGCGATGTATATTCTGCCAAATTTTCACAAGATACTTTACAAGATGTTGTAAACAGAGGTAATTATACTCCTAGAGATATACTATTTAGAAAAGAATCTAATGATATAAAAGAAATTAGATTTGGAACAGACATCTCTACAAGTTCACTCTATTTTGGTACTTTTAATAAGTCAAGCACAGGAAATTACAATGTAAGTTATGGTATTGGTGCGTTAGAGAATAATACTACAGGGGAAACAAATACAGCAATAGGAGGTTATGCATTGTATAGTAATACAGTAGGAAAACATAATACAGCAATAGGTACTTCAGCACTACAAAAATTAAATGATGAATCTACTGATGCTAATGATAATAGTTACAATCTAGCTATTG
This Riemerella anatipestifer DNA region includes the following protein-coding sequences:
- a CDS encoding DNA modification methylase, whose product is MSEILAPLEWYTVKRKVSDLIPCDFNPRSITDEEMLKLQESINRFNLVEIPAIDYDNVLLAGHQRIAALFILGRGEELIDVRIPNRKLTEEEFKEYMLRSNIHNGKFDWNKIEDFFQEIDLEGIGMDMGSYDEFLKQNAYLPPEAEGNFDATIHENYESCEGDIFELVSVDKGIKHRFMCGSSTESENWAKILGDEKINLLVTDPPYNVDYQGGTKDKLKIKNDKMSNDNFYRFLYDFFVNTYVFSDPGAPAYVFYSDSEAINFRKSMLDAGYKISSTLVWVKNSFVLGRLDYHMQHEPIIFCEETQSEEIETHRSLVYGWNAEAAHPWYSDRKQSSVLRFDKPLRNADHPTMKPLDLIGYLIKNSSKQKDIVADGFLGSGSTLIAAEQNWRSCRGFELDPRFSDVIVRRWVAYMRENNLAFEVYLNGNLLTENDLERWNKK
- a CDS encoding IS982-like element ISRa1 family transposase, whose product is MNNLEQIYERILEVLGLFSENQLISYQRRTPKMSDLEVISLNITAEYLSIDSELQLFRKLPNSLINKIERSVYNKRKRRLSLQTEQIRQRISMEFNEFEDIFIVDSMPMKVCENARSTRSKICKEQSYSSPTYGYCASQKLYFYGYKLHAVCSLNGVIKNFDISPASVHDIHYLKDSGEQMRNCTLIGDRGYLSAKVQIDLFNYANIKLDTPMRSNQKDYIPQFSLYKKKRKRIETFFSQLCDQFMIKRNYAKTFEGFKTRIISKITAATVIQYINKFIFQRKLNHLKISII